Proteins co-encoded in one Lasioglossum baleicum chromosome 3, iyLasBale1, whole genome shotgun sequence genomic window:
- the LOC143207237 gene encoding uncharacterized protein LOC143207237: protein MTRTDVHQEPAPEPPPEAAAPSPTPTPEPVPPPAPEPAPAPAESPAPPPAPSPTPTPEPAPPAEGEPPAEGAPPAAPAEGAAPPAEGEAAPAAAPADGSAPPPAEGAPAAPPAEGAPPAEGAPPAEGAPPAEGAPAAPPAEGAPPAEGAAPAEGAPPAEGAAPAPAPAEGAPPAEGAPAAPPAEGAPAAPPAEGAPAAPPAEAAAPPAEGAPAAPPAEAAPAEAAPAPAEGAPAS, encoded by the exons ATGACACGTACTGATGTGCAT CAAGAACCCGCGCCGGAACCGCCCCCAGAAGCTGCTGCACCTTCTCCGACACCAACACCTGAACCAGTTCCACCACCAGCACCTGAACCAGCACCCGCACCTGCGGAATCGCCAGCTCCACCACCAGCACCTTCGCCGACACCGACACCTGAACCTGCGCCTCCTGCGGAAGGTGAACCACCGGCTG AGGGTGCGCCACCGGCTGCACCTGCAGAAGGCGCGGCGCCACCAGCGGAAGGTGAAGCAGCACCTGCAGCTGCACCCGCGGATGGATCAGCGCCGCCTCCAGCGGAAGGCGCGCCTGCTGCACCTCCTGCCGAGGGTGCACCTCCTGCCGAAGGTGCACCTCCAGCCGAAGGAGCACCTCCTGCTGAAGGAGCACCCGCTGCACCTCCTGCCGAAGGTGCACCGCCTGCGGAAGGAGCTGCACCAGCGGAAGGTGCACCACCGGCGGAGGGCGCGGCGCCTGCACCTGCACCTGCGGAGGGTGCACCGCCTGCAGAGGGCGCGCCTGCTGCACCACCTGCAGAAG GTGCACCTGCAGCACCACCAGCGGAGGGAGCTCCTGCTGCACCGCCAGCCGAGGCTGCAGCCCCCCCTGCAGAAGGAGCACCTGCTGCACCACCAGCCGAAGCAGCCCCTGCAGAGGCTGCACCAGCGCCAGCTGAAGGAG CGCCCGCATCGTAA